Sequence from the Drosophila subpulchrella strain 33 F10 #4 breed RU33 chromosome 3R, RU_Dsub_v1.1 Primary Assembly, whole genome shotgun sequence genome:
ATAAAAgctttttaaactttattatgttattatttaataaacatattttactTTTAGAAAGTTAACATTTGAATAAATATTGATATTGACAAAGATCAAGAACCATTAAATCTCGTTGGAAGTTAACAATACATATTTAGCTCGACAATTAACCATTAACATTATAAGATCTAGATactacaaaaaatatacaCATTCTGAATaatattctttaaatatttgcattcCTTGATTGAAAGGCATCAAGAGATTGTCCACCTACCCATGGGCTCATCCTCGCTGGCGTTGTCCTCCACAAAAAAGGACGACTTCATCAGCTGCATTTTGTGCGGCTCGTTTCCCACCATATCCTGGGCCAAAGTAACTATGGGGCTGGTGATACTTGGACGATGACGCGGAGCATCGAACATGGAGAAGTCAGAGTTAGCACCAGCTTGGAAAAATTCTGTGAGTACGCATTAAATTACATCGAATTAAATTAAAGACCTTTATAGAGAGTATCTACGTACGTGTTTTATCCATCAACAGGAACTCGGCGGTGTCGTCCATTGGTCGGAATCCGCTGGCTACTCCAGCGACCAAGGCCTTGGGATCCAAGCTACGGGCGGCGTCCTCCGAAATCTTCTGCGCCTGGCGCAGCGAGTTGAGGGTCATCTTTTCTGCGTTTGCTCGTTGTTGGACCTCGATAGCCGTCATTTTGGCCTTCTTCGGGTCGGTGGGCACCTCGTCCTCCTCGTCACTGTCGCCCAGGCCATATTTAGAGAAATGTTTGACGCGGAAGACCCAACTGCCCGTTTCTGGACGGTATTCTATAAAGCGCGTATCGTTCTTATCGCACACACGGCGCAGCTTGCCCTCCCAGTCCATCTCGAGCAGGCGTTGCGGCTCCTTGATGGCCTCGTGCTTGGTCTTGTCCAGTGGCCACACTTGGTCCAAAGTGACTTGAGCATCTCGGTTTAGGCCGTGCCCAATGGGCGGTTTGTTGTCGTCGTCAGGATAAATGATGATCTCCTTATTGCGGAAGTGGACTGCAAAGAGTGGTGATACAAAATGCAATTAGCAAACGAAACATAATAGAACACACAAATCTCTTACCAATCTCATCGAGGTTCAGGCCAGCCACATCCATCTCCTTTCCGAAGAAAACATTGCCGTATCCTTCGCGACCCACCGTGAAGTTTGGAACCACACAGGATCCGTCTTCGGCCAAATAGGAGCGTAGGTCGTCCAGCGATGGGATTGTATAGTAACCCACACGTCGCAGCACAATGCCTGTGGGATGGGACTCGTAGTCGCCGGCCTCGGCAGCAGCTGCCTCAATGGCAAGGCGGGATCGGTTCGCGGCAGAATCATCAGCCTCATGAGACCGGCTCGAAAACACGCTGTCGTTGGCCTGCTCCGATGTAAATGTTTCCCGTCGTGCAATGGTGCTACCCTGATCCTCGAACGGGTTTTCCGGGATGGTGGACACCGAAAGGCGAACGGTCGACGAGGGTCGGTATGTATCCAGCGGCTTGCGGGGCACCAGCTCGTTCAGGGTGCTGTTATGGGGCGATCCCTGGTCCAATCCGGTCTGAATATTATGCTGACGTACCTTCTCAAGGTTGTTGGGATGCAGCCATGACTCACGACGACTGATATCCTGGCTTTCCCGTCCATTTGCTGTTCCGGGAGAGTTCcctgctggtggtgctggtTCACTAGGAATGGCTCCGCCGAAGGATTCGCGTTCTTTGCCGGGAGTTGCCGCTTTGGGACGAGACAGCGGAGTGTTGGGAGCGCTGCCAATGGAGTTGGACGGATTTGCGCTCTCTACGTTCCTTACTTTGGGCTTAATAACCAAACGCTTGGCATTGGGCTTAAGATTGAAGCCTTCCACTGTCGCATCGAACTCCTCGAGACCATCGAACAGTGATTTTTTGTTCAGGGTGCTGCCCAGCGCCTTCACCTTTACTGGGGCTGGACTGTTCTTGGTGGCTATCTTGTACTGATTGCTGCTCATGTCCAGCACTGCCTGCTGGGCAGCTGGATTTGTGGCCCTGGTTGCGTCTGCCTCGTCGCTGTGCTTCAGATCCTTGAAAATGGGCGAATCTCCGTAGGGCGATGTGACCCTGGCCAGGATCTGCTGATGTATGGGCTGGTGCGAGGGCGTCATAATACCTATTGTAGGCTGAGCGCCCATGAGACCTCCGGTTAACGAGTTGTTCGTTCCCATTCCAAAGCCGCCCCCGCCCAAGGAACCACCGACGCCTCCGAAGCCGCTAGTACCGCCTCCAAATAATCCGCCTGTTGGAGCAGCTCCCGTGCCACCCAAGGTTGTGGTTCCTCCGCCGAATAGACCTCCTGCCGGCTTGGCCGTATTCCCGAAAAGCGATCCTCCCGTGTTGCCTGCGTTGAAATTAAGAGGTGCTGCGCTGGTGGTTCCAAAACCTCCGAATCCCGAGGTGGCTGGCTTGTTCATACCCGAGTTGAAGAGACCTCCTCCTGTTGCGGCTGTGCTGGTGTTGAGGCCAAAGTTTGAGAACGGGGTGCTGGCAGTGGAGGTGGCTCCGAAGGCGGGCGCAGCGAAGCTTGTTGCTGCCTTGTTTCCGAAGAGTCCTCCGCCTGCGGTGCTCGTGGCTGGAGCTCCAAAACCAAATCCTGTTGTGGCTGCGGGTTGAGAGGTACCAAGCCCAAAGGCCGACTTGTTGGGATCGGCGGCAGGTGTAGCTCCGAATAGAGAAGTCTGCTGCGTTGCGCCAGCAGTGGAGCCGAATCCTCCAAATCCGGTGTTCGTTTGCCCGAAAGCTGGAGCTGCACTGGTTGCAGGTGCCTGTCCAAACAAACTTCCACCCTGCCCAAAGGCGGGCTTTGCTCCGAAAGGATTTGATGCGTCTGCTGCCGGGGCGGCAAATGGCGTGGTGGTTGCGGCTCCAAAGGGCTTCTGCAGGAAGTTGTTCTGCTGGGCCGGTGCCCCGAAGGCACTATTAGTCGCCGGCTGTTGCCCAAAGGCGGTGGTTCCAAACATGCTCTTATTCTCGGTCACCGTCTGGCCAAACAGACCCGTGCTCGGCTGAGCAGTGTTGCCAAACAATCCACCGGCCGCCGGCTGGGCGGGCTGGGTCACCTGACTGCCGAATCCGAAGGCCCCTGGAGCACTGCCCGCCTGCGGGCCCTTGCGCCCACACATATAGTCTTCCAGGCGCAGCTCCTCCAGCGACTTGCCCTCGTACTCCTTCATGGCCGTGATGCAGTGCTGCTTGGTGTTCACACTATTCGGCTGTCCGCTCTTCATCAGCGTATCGGTGCCCAGGGTGGGCTGGTACTTGACCACGGCTGTGCCCGTATTGACCCCGGCAGCCCCCACAGCGGTGGCCTGGGGCTGGGCAAAGGCCGAGGCGGTGCCGCTGCCGAAGACACTTGTGGTCGTGGGCGCCGTGGTACCAAAGGATCCGAATCCCGTCGTGCTGGTCGCGGCAGCCGGTTGGCCAAACAAAGAACTCGTGGGCTGGGCCGCAGCCGTCTGTCCAAAGGCCGTCATTGTCGGCTTGGCGGCTCCAAAGGCGGGAAGCGTCGACTGGCCGAAGAGGGAGGTGCTCCCAGCCGCCTGGGTGGATCCAAAAATGTTCGAGGTCTGCTGCGGTTGCGAGAAGGCTGTAAGGAAAGGTATGGGACCATAAGTAACAAGAAAACCCTTCAATTGATCGTCTCTAACCTCCAAATGCCGTGGGCTGCGCTGTGGCGGTGCTCCCGAAGGCCGTGGACGTGTTGGCCCCGAATAGTCCTCCAGCTGGCTGCGCCGGCGTGGCCGCCGCCCCAAAGAGCGACTGCTGCGCCGGCTGGGCGGCAAAGGTTGAGGTGTTCCCAAACGCCGGGGCCGCCGGCTTGCCAAACGCCGACTGGCCAAACGGAGCGGCCGCCGAGGTGCCGCTGAAGCCGCCAAAGCTCGTGGCCGCCGGTGTGGCGCCGAAGGTGGGTTTCGTGCCGCCAAACATGTTGCTCACTGCCACTTCTCAGATAATAAACACATACACTCGGGAGCTCCCCTCCTTTGTTCTTCGACGGAATGCGAGTGAGCAATGCTGCGATTTCACCACGTTGCTCAATCTAGGGCGGCGGGGCCTGTGCGGATGTCGTCGGGGGCAGGCCAGGCTCCGcttcaaacaaataaacacTGGCGAATTTGTCAAGTCTGCAAAAACAGAGCGAGTCGGACGCAAACGGTGGACAGAAATGGCGCGCCGATTTTTTCACGATGTTAGGAAAATGCAGCGGGTTAAGTGTGGCCAGAGTGCCAAGCGCTGAAGAACACTACACTGCTACAAGAGGTGCGGAGTTATTTCAGCGAGTTCAAGATCTTTTTAAGTGTTTATTTACAAACAAATTAAGCTAATTGTTTCTTTCCAACTAAATTTactttgaatttaatttgagcAATTTAAAACTGTGTTTACTTCCCAATTCTTTCAACAGTTTTTGTTATTGACTTTCAGTTAGTGTGACCACATTAACCTGCAATAACAGACTTTACACACTACCGCGTAATTGCCTCTGCACAAGTAGCTTAAAATCGCTGTTGCAGCCGCGAGTTTCCGTTAACGCAGTAACAGTTTTACACATTTTTAGGATTTGAAGAAGCTTGTTTTCATCAGCGATCGTATTTTTACAGATGCACACTTaacataaattttaaatgcatttataaCAGCTTTTGTAAAGTGAGACAGTGAATCGGTTGCCGTTTTCTTTCATGAGAACTATGTTGGCAAAATAACTCGCGATCAACATTTTTGAAACTAACACATTCCTCTGTTAGTTGACAGAGCCATGTTAACTTAACCAATGAACATTTCTGTTAAAGGACAACTTTTTGGTGTGACCGCGAATCAAACTCGATTTCCGATTTTGTCTGTTAGTTAACAGAGCCAATGTTACCATCGACGGTTAAAGAAAACTTCCCCGCTGTTACCCAGACGACGTGTCGTTTTCGCTGCGTCGGAAAAAGGCCCCGAAAACGGCACCCCCACCACCCCAGAACAACATTcgacaacaaaaaccaaaaaccctCCCGCCCATTCACAACAAACGGTCGGAACGGAGCGCGTTCTCTGCGCGCTAAATGAATTTGCTGTGAGCCCTGCGCGCGAGTGTGAGTGTCGAGTGCGTGTCCATGTGCGGGAGTGTGAGCGGAGATAATTAGCTGAGCGGCGGCGGCCAACTCCCAAATCGAGAACAAAACGAGCGAAAAACAACGCAAAATGCATTAGCCAGCGACAATGGCGCGGAATGCAGGCTTTGTGCAATAGTTATTTGTAGCGGATTGTTGGCAATTCCATCACCGGTGTTCGTCGAAATCTACAGCGAAATCTGAGCTGGGGCGAAATGCTGGTGTTGGCGGCATTGTGAAAAcgaaatcgaaatcgaaatcTCAACTACGTGTTGCTCTTTTTCGGTTGCCTAATTTCATGtcttgttgtttttattttcgcaaACGAAAGTCCGCCGCTTTGCATGTGTGAGTGGTGATCGCGTTGCGCTAGTGTTGGTGGTAAAAGTCGGCGCtgaatcaacaacaacaaaaaccacTCAAAGAAGAAAAGCCTTCAAGATGAGTGTGTGGAGCGATTGCAATGCCAAGCAGGCAGAATTCGGCATTGGTAAGTTGGCAATTAAAGCGATAAATTAGCTAGAATATGGCTGGGCGGGAATGTTTAAACAAAGTGCTTTGTAAACAACCATAAAGGAAAAGTTTATGAACTGTTGGGCGCTCCTTTCCAGAACCCCcagctctctctctctcgttTCACCGCATGTGTGCCCCCTGCTGCGTTGCTACGGTAAAACTTGTTGCACCTTCTCGCTTGCACACGCGGTTGCTGTTGTTGATCCTCcaccctctctctctctctgtaaTTTCGTTTTTCTTTCCATATCATCCTGCTCATTCAACACTAGCATAAAATTCTGAGATTTGCTCTTGAAATGAAAACCTGTTTTCTATCGTTCGTTCCCTCTCCCCTGGCTGTCCCTGTCTCACGTGCAACTGCAACACACTCGCAGAAAATGGTGATcgtacacagaaagaaaatatttattatattttatagtttATTAATTTACTTCAAATTCAAGGATCTCAGTGGGATTTTGAACCCGGGTATCTTAAAAGAtgtgtattttaaattaacaatTAGCTTAAAATGCATATTCACTATTCTGTAaaattcttttcttttctgtgTGTGGGACAAATCCCAATTCATTGGCAATGACCATGAAATATCTAATCGCGACCCGCTTCGAATACGTGTGAATTTTTTATGGCTCCCACTTTGTTGACCTTTTCACCGCTGATCAATAGATACGACAGGTACAGGGTACAGGTACCACTGATTCAGGTAGACCTAGTGGAACTGGGAATCTGTCACTCGTTAACACTCGAATGGAACTCCCCAGTGTTTGCACTTGTTATTTACACATGTTTGCCTCTGTCTCTGCCCTTTTTGTGTTTGCGCGTAACTAACTGTCGAAATCGCTGCGTGTGCCCGATAATACCGGTGGGGCGTGGCCaggtgggcggtgggtggtggtaAAATGTAATCATCTGCTATAATATTCGAAATATGGGGCGGTAGATAAGTTAGTCGTTGGCATTGAGTGTTGAATTTGGCCTTTGTAATGCGAAAATGCCTTACAACTGAGTATGAGGAATTCAAAAGAAACTCCTTATCAAAGATGCGTTCTTGTCTTATCTCGGTTTTCCATTTTGTTTGCCTTCCTTGGGttcttacaaatttttaaatcctAAGCAAACAGCGGGCTGTtccacatttttaaaatatgataaaCTTGGGGATTTCTTTGGCAGCTCATCCATTTTacgtattattttttaaatacagcTCGTCAAAGGCGATAGCCATTGAGTAATCGCTTTATCACCTTAAGAGGCTCATTTCTGTTATCGTTTATCGATGCGTGCGTGTGTTTGTGGGTGGCACTTGGCTGAATTTATTTCTGTTGAAGAGCGAGTGAGTGAGCGAGCTGTAAATTTAAGTCCTCTGCCTCCTGCATAGCGGTAGTTGGGGCACACTCACTCGCACATAAAAGATCTGCTGCATATGTATGAACTCCACTACTGCAGCTCCCCCTGCTCACTCACCTCCACGCACAGTGGGATTAATTTGGAATCACAGCTCGTAAAATATGTGCCCGAGAGAAGAGAAAACTATGCCATAGAACAAAGGTTGAAGTTTACAACCATAAccaaatacaataaaatatcatacatttattcatgattcataaaattttattttgtgaaaaacaatgaaattcaaatttgttatATTGTTAAGagagaaaataaatatgtctGATTTAGATGTTGTAATAGTATTTAGTGAGTACTAAACAAGCTTCAAATATTATATCAAACTAGATGCGATACTTGTCCCACTGTGCTCCTTCTGGCTTTGATGATTTGTCTGTTTGTCGACCAAGTTAGAAGTTTGCCTGCGGTGACATCTTCACTTCCTTGCTGCACTACTCCACTGTTCATTGCCTCTAGTTGGTGTGCACCTGCAGCGTgccccctcccccccccccccctcacACTCGCTTTTATTTACTCACTCCATGCAGATGCATTCTACAGCTACATTTGAATAGCAAAAACAACAAGGGCgttaataataaatacaacAACTTCAAATGAGGGGAAGTGCTCCAAACGTAAACGTAAAACTTAATGAGGCCTGAGAGCAGTGAAAAGTGAAGTCGAAACTCAAACAGGAAGAATCAAAAGAGAAGGGAAGGGGGGCCTAGTTGATTTGGTTTCTGATTTCAGAGTCTGGGTTTTctcgatttaattaaaattttccagCTCGTTGGAGTTCGAGTTGCATGAAATGCCTTTTGATTTGCATAATTTCAAAGGAAAGCTTTTTTTCCGCTGCCTTTTACACACTCCAAGTGAAAACTTAAATCAAATTTGGTAGCGAGTACCGAAAAGTTATTCTCAGTTTCTAACCTTATAAGGGAGTGCTTGGGTTTCCAGAAAAATTCTATAgctttattattaattttgtaatatttatttataaacgaAAAATGAATCAGCTCCTAACACTACTATAAGAAAATAAACCCTAGAACTTGAGAACTTACCCTGTAATAAGATAATATCGTTGGAGTTTGGGCCTCTATAATTTCAAAGATAAACAAGATATTGTTACGCAACCGAATAAGGTTCCCCCGATTCTTGTTATCATCGGGCAGATGCCCTTCCTCCGGGGCAGCTGCATAATTGTTTGTGCTGCTGACTCAGATCAGGGAACACTCATCCCCCGGACTTTGCCCTCACATACCATCCTCCGACTCCGAATAGTTGAGCAACCGCTCAAGTGAGTTGCTCATCCACTTGGGATTCTGATTCCACTTGGATCACCACCCCAAGAACCCTCCACTATCAGAGTACTCTCCCCCTGCTGCCGCCGGCGAATCTCCGCTTTCCATTTCGCAATCAAAATGGAAACTCAATCGCAATCC
This genomic interval carries:
- the LOC119545829 gene encoding nuclear pore complex protein Nup98-Nup96 — encoded protein: MFGGTKPTFGATPAATSFGGFSGTSAAAPFGQSAFGKPAAPAFGNTSTFAAQPAQQSLFGAAATPAQPAGGLFGANTSTAFGSTATAQPTAFGAFSQPQQTSNIFGSTQAAGSTSLFGQSTLPAFGAAKPTMTAFGQTAAAQPTSSLFGQPAAATSTTGFGSFGTTAPTTTSVFGSGTASAFAQPQATAVGAAGVNTGTAVVKYQPTLGTDTLMKSGQPNSVNTKQHCITAMKEYEGKSLEELRLEDYMCGRKGPQAGSAPGAFGFGSQVTQPAQPAAGGLFGNTAQPSTGLFGQTVTENKSMFGTTAFGQQPATNSAFGAPAQQNNFLQKPFGAATTTPFAAPAADASNPFGAKPAFGQGGSLFGQAPATSAAPAFGQTNTGFGGFGSTAGATQQTSLFGATPAADPNKSAFGLGTSQPAATTGFGFGAPATSTAGGGLFGNKAATSFAAPAFGATSTASTPFSNFGLNTSTAATGGGLFNSGMNKPATSGFGGFGTTSAAPLNFNAGNTGGSLFGNTAKPAGGLFGGGTTTLGGTGAAPTGGLFGGGTSGFGGVGGSLGGGGFGMGTNNSLTGGLMGAQPTIGIMTPSHQPIHQQILARVTSPYGDSPIFKDLKHSDEADATRATNPAAQQAVLDMSSNQYKIATKNSPAPVKVKALGSTLNKKSLFDGLEEFDATVEGFNLKPNAKRLVIKPKVRNVESANPSNSIGSAPNTPLSRPKAATPGKERESFGGAIPSEPAPPAGNSPGTANGRESQDISRRESWLHPNNLEKVRQHNIQTGLDQGSPHNSTLNELVPRKPLDTYRPSSTVRLSVSTIPENPFEDQGSTIARRETFTSEQANDSVFSSRSHEADDSAANRSRLAIEAAAAEAGDYESHPTGIVLRRVGYYTIPSLDDLRSYLAEDGSCVVPNFTVGREGYGNVFFGKEMDVAGLNLDEIVHFRNKEIIIYPDDDNKPPIGHGLNRDAQVTLDQVWPLDKTKHEAIKEPQRLLEMDWEGKLRRVCDKNDTRFIEYRPETGSWVFRVKHFSKYGLGDSDEEDEVPTDPKKAKMTAIEVQQRANAEKMTLNSLRQAQKISEDAARSLDPKALVAGVASGFRPMDDTAEFLLMDKTQFFQAGANSDFSMFDAPRHRPSITSPIVTLAQDMVGNEPHKMQLMKSSFFVEDNASEDEPMEPAGRLLRHRKFFNVEPSAWKDGASESSSQYDFGHPSPALPVSSSVSEASLMCDAHYEETSSMATGSIVAAVKEKKSELAVAKAFKFVCKPKVAPVKVHATTVPLPRSIAHEMRDKWVADLGFYKGRSFKLSFGPQNSLVLPNTFNNMRNLKEFTGPALPASMVFAPRLATDMSPNVMQLVQFNMVKGNEGIRESIVPHLEVQLSDCLSVKVEDSECPYIHPDSGTKLVSKHFSESLKQRNAGLKEDYAVSVWSLLFALWGDHDELVDLEKNSHYMVMCRRNLLSEWLENTLMGKDLLSKKVSSHSYLDHMLELLSCHRVNEACELAINYDDANLALMLAQLSSGAVFRLLMEEQLYAWQQSKSDKYIDLERLKMYMLAAGVPMMQSSKGAINLLEDNNWLTVVAMQLWYFTSPTSTITDALNAYNNAFQAEECYAEPPKPSYKDAPTDTKKPVYDLRYHVLQLYSKRTHSLEETLNPITHTADPMDFRLSWLLLQTLRALGYRHCSPLTEARLSVDFASQLENEGLWQWSIFVLLHIKRRPQRERAVQQMLQRNVSVSAKVPLNAEERFVVEELGVPMSWVDYAKAVKAGASGKHHLQAKYLLKAKHFAPAHDVIFQHIAPDAIINGKMEYLHSLLIQFEDTKGSSIRVPNWANQGQIFLDFIDISAKFKQIRNVTNIADINARWENLKPQLSELCSRISLLPCPTSKHRLCQSEISQSLSCLVHGMCIVCPEMEPSSVLKVALERLPLPQEFSSKELRILLEELLEKIENEQPFSEKQQPTMMET